One stretch of bacterium DNA includes these proteins:
- a CDS encoding efflux RND transporter periplasmic adaptor subunit codes for MAIIPPSSDLLPARAAVRGPNATRRAVLLLVGGLATTLAGCSETDVIADPVVRPVLVHPVAPGSDVTERRFPARARAGSESELSFKVAGQIRELFVSVGETVRQGQVIAALDDSDLKLELRQAEAGYAEASARDRNAQAEYERTKVLHDRDATSDNQLEAAETEAVSARAHLQAQAQAVALARSRLGYAELHAPTDGLIASAPVERNENVNIGTPIVILNAGGRPELAFTVPESVVGSVERGMPATVRFTTLPDTVFPAEIVEIGVSSGRVAFPVTARLLNGDERIRSGMVAEVTMRFSRERGEGPPKLMVPSFAVAEDAAGRFVYVAEPTEGELARTERREVEIGELTTEGLEIEKGLEAGDQVVIAGLRFVEPGLTVRIMYRE; via the coding sequence ATGGCGATTATCCCTCCTTCGTCCGACCTGCTCCCCGCCCGAGCCGCCGTCCGCGGCCCGAACGCCACGCGACGCGCCGTCCTTCTCCTCGTCGGCGGTCTGGCGACCACGCTCGCCGGTTGCTCGGAGACCGACGTCATTGCCGACCCCGTCGTCCGGCCCGTCCTCGTCCATCCGGTCGCGCCCGGATCCGACGTGACGGAACGGCGCTTCCCCGCCCGCGCACGGGCTGGCAGCGAATCCGAGTTGAGCTTCAAAGTGGCGGGACAGATCCGCGAGCTCTTCGTCTCCGTGGGCGAGACCGTGCGCCAGGGTCAAGTCATCGCAGCGCTCGACGACAGCGATCTCAAGCTGGAGCTGCGCCAGGCGGAGGCCGGCTACGCCGAGGCCAGCGCCCGCGACCGCAACGCGCAGGCGGAGTACGAACGGACGAAGGTGCTCCATGATCGAGACGCGACCTCGGACAACCAGCTGGAGGCCGCGGAAACCGAGGCCGTGTCGGCCCGAGCCCACCTGCAGGCCCAGGCCCAGGCCGTCGCGCTCGCCCGCTCGAGGTTGGGCTACGCCGAGCTGCACGCGCCGACGGACGGCTTGATCGCTTCGGCGCCGGTCGAGCGCAACGAGAACGTGAACATCGGCACGCCGATCGTCATCCTCAACGCCGGAGGACGTCCCGAGCTCGCATTCACCGTACCCGAGAGCGTGGTCGGCTCCGTGGAGCGCGGGATGCCCGCCACGGTCCGCTTCACGACCCTCCCGGACACGGTCTTCCCCGCCGAGATCGTCGAGATCGGCGTCAGCTCGGGGCGTGTTGCCTTTCCCGTGACCGCGCGCCTTCTGAACGGAGACGAGCGCATCCGCTCGGGCATGGTGGCCGAAGTGACCATGCGATTCTCGCGTGAACGCGGCGAAGGTCCCCCCAAGCTGATGGTGCCGAGCTTCGCGGTCGCCGAGGACGCAGCGGGCCGGTTCGTCTACGTCGCCGAGCCGACCGAGGGCGAGCTCGCCCGTACGGAGCGTCGCGAGGTCGAGATCGGCGAGCTCACCACCGAGGGACTCGAGATCGAGAAGGGTCTCGAGGCAGGAGACCAGGTCGTGATCGCCGGGCTCCGCTTCGTCGAGCCCGGACTGACCGTCCGCATCATGTACCGCGAATAG
- a CDS encoding efflux RND transporter permease subunit, translated as MDLTRLAIEKNRVTIALLAVALLGGLIAFNGLPRAEDPGFVIRTAQVITRFPGASPERVEDLVTHNLERAIREIPELESVESTSKTGVSIITVNIQEKYKEMRPIWDSLRRKIEREAPQLPRGALDPIVNDEFGDVFGIVMALTGDGFSYAELKEVADATRDRFLQLPDVAKVEILGVQEERIFIEYENARLAELGLAPTELSDILEAQNIVTPGGSIRLGPERIVIEPSGSFESLEDVRRAILQLRDSDEVLYLEDIVEIRRDYIDPPVERVHTGRGAVLYHALEPTFPVDDPKTAALVIAVSMREGGRLTALGDQVEDLIRFFNEIYPIGLQLDPIIFQPDDVRQVIDSFVSNLVQAVVVVMAAMLVFLGLRTGLVISALIPMAMMTTLLVMQLTGIGLDQISLAALIIALGMLVDNGVVVAESIVVGMQSGENGKDAAIRSAKELRVPLLTASLTTSAAFLPIYLAESATGEYTASLFTVVTIALLASWILALTMTPMLCATLLRAPADETGPKRSGAFYRAYRTVLTNLLRHRALTIAVVVLAFVASVWGARFVPALFFPPSDRPSLEVEIELPPGTDIEYTRHVVEGLEAHLVEHQLVGEDRDEGILDWGSFIGRGGPRYYLSYGPEPQNPAYAIMLVSTTSHEARDAAIADIRDYFWTRHPEVLANVHPRRLGPPVSHPIQIRITEGGYGATTLFETVEEVKAHLRTLPTARNVGDDWGLRTKKILITVDQVRARNVGATSQDVALSLQTLFTGLEVTQYREAEKVIPVTMRSNEEGRLSLDALSAANIYVQGTGQTVALSEIATAEIVWEPSKILRRNGSRSVSVLSDVAPGTLASGVTAEIVPWLEETSKRWPLGTTWELGGEDEASSKANASIGAKLPLGAGIILLLLVTQFNSFRKPLIVLLTVPLGLIGVVLGLLVARSYFGFMTFLGVISLFGIVINNAIVLLDRIQIEIDENGRTPAEAIPLAAEARLRPILLTTATTILGLVPLYLGGGPMWEPMAIAIIFGLAFSTVLTLGVVPVLYAIFFRVRTG; from the coding sequence GTGGACCTCACACGACTCGCCATCGAGAAGAACCGCGTCACGATCGCCCTGCTCGCGGTCGCACTCCTCGGCGGACTGATCGCGTTCAATGGCCTGCCCCGCGCCGAGGACCCGGGCTTCGTGATCCGCACCGCGCAGGTGATCACCCGATTCCCCGGCGCAAGTCCGGAGCGCGTCGAAGACCTGGTCACCCACAACCTGGAGCGTGCGATCCGGGAGATCCCCGAGCTCGAGAGCGTCGAGAGCACCTCGAAGACCGGCGTCTCGATCATCACGGTCAACATCCAGGAGAAGTACAAGGAGATGCGTCCCATCTGGGACTCGCTCCGACGGAAGATCGAGCGCGAGGCACCGCAGCTGCCCAGGGGCGCGCTCGATCCGATCGTGAACGACGAGTTCGGCGACGTCTTCGGCATCGTGATGGCGCTGACCGGCGACGGCTTCAGCTACGCCGAGCTCAAGGAGGTCGCGGACGCGACCCGCGACCGTTTTCTCCAGCTTCCCGACGTCGCGAAAGTCGAGATCCTCGGCGTGCAGGAGGAGCGGATCTTCATCGAGTACGAGAACGCTCGACTCGCGGAGCTCGGTCTCGCCCCGACCGAGCTGTCCGACATCCTCGAGGCGCAAAACATCGTGACGCCGGGCGGCAGCATCCGACTCGGGCCCGAGCGCATCGTGATCGAGCCCTCGGGCAGCTTCGAATCCCTCGAGGACGTACGCCGAGCGATTCTCCAGCTTCGCGACAGCGACGAGGTCCTCTATCTCGAGGACATCGTCGAGATCCGACGCGACTACATCGACCCGCCCGTGGAACGCGTGCATACCGGACGAGGCGCCGTACTCTACCACGCGCTGGAGCCCACGTTCCCCGTCGACGACCCCAAGACCGCGGCGCTCGTCATCGCGGTCTCGATGCGCGAGGGGGGACGGCTCACGGCGCTGGGCGACCAGGTCGAGGACCTGATCCGCTTCTTCAACGAGATCTACCCGATCGGACTCCAGCTCGATCCGATCATCTTCCAGCCCGACGACGTCCGACAGGTGATCGACAGCTTCGTGTCCAATCTGGTGCAGGCGGTCGTCGTGGTGATGGCCGCGATGCTCGTCTTCCTCGGGCTGCGCACTGGCCTCGTGATATCGGCGCTGATCCCGATGGCCATGATGACGACGCTCCTCGTCATGCAGCTCACGGGGATCGGCCTCGACCAGATCTCCCTGGCGGCGCTGATCATCGCGCTGGGCATGCTCGTCGACAACGGCGTCGTCGTGGCGGAGTCGATCGTCGTCGGCATGCAGAGCGGCGAGAACGGAAAGGACGCGGCGATCCGATCCGCGAAGGAGCTCCGCGTCCCCTTGTTGACCGCGTCGCTCACGACCAGCGCCGCGTTCCTGCCGATCTACCTCGCGGAATCCGCCACCGGGGAGTACACCGCCTCGCTCTTCACCGTCGTCACGATCGCGCTCCTCGCTTCCTGGATCCTGGCGCTCACGATGACGCCGATGCTCTGCGCGACCCTGCTCCGCGCACCCGCGGACGAGACCGGACCGAAACGGTCGGGGGCCTTCTATCGGGCCTACCGCACGGTCCTGACGAACCTCCTGCGGCATCGAGCGCTCACGATCGCGGTCGTCGTGCTCGCGTTCGTCGCCTCGGTCTGGGGAGCGCGCTTCGTGCCGGCGCTCTTCTTTCCTCCCTCGGATCGACCGAGTCTGGAGGTCGAGATCGAGCTGCCGCCTGGCACCGACATCGAGTACACACGACACGTCGTCGAAGGCCTCGAGGCCCATCTCGTCGAGCATCAGCTCGTCGGCGAAGATCGAGACGAGGGCATTCTCGACTGGGGCAGCTTCATCGGGCGCGGCGGACCGCGGTACTACCTGAGCTACGGGCCCGAGCCCCAGAACCCCGCCTACGCGATCATGCTGGTGAGCACGACGTCCCACGAGGCGCGCGACGCCGCGATCGCCGACATCCGCGACTACTTCTGGACGCGACACCCGGAAGTCCTGGCCAACGTCCACCCCCGACGCCTCGGTCCCCCGGTGAGCCACCCGATCCAGATCCGGATCACCGAGGGAGGCTACGGCGCGACGACGCTCTTCGAGACCGTCGAAGAGGTGAAGGCGCATCTGCGGACCCTCCCCACCGCGCGCAACGTCGGCGACGACTGGGGCCTGCGCACGAAGAAGATCCTCATCACCGTCGACCAGGTGCGCGCCCGCAACGTCGGGGCGACGAGCCAGGACGTCGCCCTGTCGCTCCAGACCCTCTTCACCGGGCTCGAGGTCACGCAGTACCGCGAGGCGGAGAAGGTGATCCCGGTGACGATGCGCTCGAACGAGGAGGGTCGCCTCAGCCTGGACGCCCTGTCCGCCGCGAACATCTACGTCCAGGGCACGGGCCAGACCGTCGCGCTCAGCGAGATCGCGACCGCCGAGATCGTGTGGGAGCCCTCGAAGATCCTCCGCCGGAACGGGTCGCGCTCCGTCTCCGTCCTGTCGGACGTCGCGCCGGGCACCCTCGCCTCGGGGGTCACGGCGGAGATCGTGCCGTGGCTCGAGGAGACCTCGAAGCGCTGGCCCCTCGGCACGACCTGGGAGCTGGGCGGCGAGGACGAAGCCTCGTCCAAGGCGAACGCTTCGATCGGCGCCAAGTTGCCCCTCGGTGCCGGCATCATCCTGCTGCTGCTCGTCACGCAGTTCAACTCGTTCCGCAAACCGCTCATCGTGCTGCTCACGGTTCCGCTCGGACTGATCGGCGTCGTGCTCGGGCTCCTCGTAGCACGGTCGTATTTCGGCTTCATGACCTTCCTGGGTGTGATCTCGCTCTTCGGCATCGTGATCAACAACGCCATCGTCCTGCTCGACCGCATCCAGATCGAGATCGACGAGAACGGGCG